From the genome of Fusobacterium varium, one region includes:
- the moaA_1 gene encoding Molybdenum cofactor biosynthesis protein A, whose translation MYSEITRGGSFNQVIKNIFKALDIGMERIKLNIVLIKGKNDNEIMDFVKFSEKYPIDIRFIELMPIGEGNNFISMSNDEVIEIIKKREHFFL comes from the coding sequence TTGTATAGTGAAATAACAAGAGGTGGGTCATTTAATCAGGTTATCAAAAATATTTTTAAAGCATTAGATATAGGAATGGAAAGAATAAAATTAAATATTGTACTTATTAAAGGTAAAAATGATAATGAAATTATGGATTTTGTCAAGTTCAGTGAAAAATATCCTATTGATATTCGCTTTATTGAACTTATGCCAATTGGTGAAGGAAATAATTTTATTTCAATGTCCAATGATGAAGTTATTGAAATAATAAAAAAGAGAGAACACTTTTTCCTGTAG
- the moaA_2 gene encoding Molybdenum cofactor biosynthesis protein A, which translates to MIDKIGREIEYLRLSVTDRCNLRCQYCMSERNMNFLPKEELLTVEEIKRIVTIFSKIGIKKIRLTGGEPLVRKNFTEILENLHSIKNIEEISMTTNGLLLEENFDSLVKNGVKK; encoded by the coding sequence ATGATAGATAAAATAGGAAGAGAAATAGAGTACTTGAGGCTTTCCGTTACTGATAGATGTAATCTCAGATGCCAATACTGCATGAGTGAGAGAAATATGAATTTTCTTCCCAAAGAAGAACTTCTTACAGTTGAAGAGATAAAAAGAATTGTAACAATTTTTAGTAAAATTGGAATCAAAAAAATTCGTCTTACTGGAGGAGAACCTCTAGTAAGAAAAAATTTTACAGAGATACTGGAAAATCTTCATTCTATTAAAAATATTGAAGAGATAAGTATGACAACTAATGGCTTGCTCCTTGAAGAAAACTTTGATTCTCTTGTAAAAAATGGAGTAAAAAAATAA